One genomic region from Cardiocondyla obscurior isolate alpha-2009 linkage group LG19, Cobs3.1, whole genome shotgun sequence encodes:
- the LOC139109891 gene encoding uncharacterized protein — protein MITGTRLSLGINVSLYVIIAIFGVFLSLSLRLLFEAYYFDRYERGASHPGEKGREPVIPMDHRKLRRCPNLQYEDRLMSVFMSDYDENCTYVLDDEHDDDEDDNDDDSGSEEEEDSKEDKDEKERKIYRSKRSIEMKESAEEILKTRQMKSVTVAGHILVTMLLVSVIAALVEVLRIRFAREKDSSRAGTIISRRCSSNVDTPATRRPISRELIRSQMSFEIPGMHRSALRLLGARPPPLIRRSSFPTPQAKQAATSSLCSTPKKGLTRRPSAESDEEIRIVTNTLHHRARLIRRH, from the exons ATGATAACGGGAACACGACTGTCGTTGGGCATCAACGTTAGTCTCTACGTGATAATAGCGATATTCGGCGTGTTTCTTTCCTTGTCTTTACGATTGTTATTCGAGGCGTATTACTTTGACCGGTATGAAAGAGGCGCCAGCCACCCGGgcgagaaaggaagagagccCGTGATACCGATGGATCATCGAAAATTAAGACGCTGTCCGAATTTGCAATACGAGGATCGCTTGATGTCCGTCTTTATGAGTGATTACGACGAAAATTGCACGTACGTGCTGGACGACGAGCACGACGATGATGAGGATGACAACGATGATGACAGCGGCTCTGAAGAGGAAGAGGATAGTAAAGAAGATAAGgacgaaaaagagaggaagataTACAGGTCCAAGAGGAGCATCGAAATGAAAGAAAGCGCTGAAGAGATCTTGAAGACGCGTCAGATGAAGTCCGTCACGGTGGCAGGCCACATACTCGTGACGATGTTACTCGTATCAGTAATAGCTGCCCTCGTTGAAGTACTGCGAATACGCTTCGCCAGAGAAAAA GATTCATCTAGGGCAGGAACGATTATTTCGAGAAGATGCTCCTCCAACGTGGACACGCCCGCCACAAGACGTCCCATTTCAAGAGAATTAATTAGAAGCCAAATGTCCTTTGAGATACCAGGAATGCACCGTTCTGCATTGCGTTTGTTAG GAGCGCGGCCGCCTCCACTTATCCGTCGCTCTTCGTTTCCAACGCCACAAGCGAAACAAGCCGCCACTTCGTCTCTTTGCAGTACACCGAAGAAAGGACTAACACGACGTCCGTCAGCTGAGTCGGACGAAGAAATCAGGATCGTTACCAACACTCTTCATCACCGCGCTCGTCTAATCCGACGTCATTAA